One segment of Mycoplasmopsis glycophila DNA contains the following:
- a CDS encoding GA module-containing protein, with amino-acid sequence MNKKKILLVGSGLVAPVALPLALLSASTTEAGTNDQVLANTPNLISYNSKAKFTFYNPTHYQYNFKDGTLKWNYYFNEGMPGIYANKDYSKATIKMKGEGSNKFENQEGWYEEEQEWEATFNRIPDLLKAEGWGANMWTNSPRFGLVISKSLEIVPNSMEITVYKTTKSEEVLTVVHPDYVTNDKSNLYFSHNDIVKDMPIPNSQGHDWKGDLTSFNRWTTWFWNGEINYKKEVREFFKDKVANYNRGVRADMQPIRASFLKNWRSELERKLEKIGNRHLYPPKSIVFNENNFYNTPIFNNIGTIFGFGYNTGAKPTGTHYDDQNWFKVTFKTRKNQAIFDANNAGDLAYVMAGYTTYDFNTDVYSFNWKAANINPDAVDYSIDVKETKQDPNVTHKLPSSVSFALKGFDIEHNQKITIPDSAIIVKDQNQTHQNVDSWYSRTFNALNKNSTVNQYLLDTFRNWKLEGTIANFDEDFWDLSYTSKLDPNESRRLIFNVSYTFNEFKYERIQAKNKIAEFTNLSPAQKALYEEKIKHTNNLDEFRALINLNDDNNGEIKDLDTTMGLLKDKVAEAHTFMESDIFTNSQDNKQKQAFVDLTNNANDLTKSNSNALSKAEAEALMENIDAQIKKFKVKNDIDSLKNLNDKQKEALKNEVDLISELDPNQVAKYDEIRDKARNLDEAMKSLKEALTEAEEAKNSTNYENSSADTKKAFDNALEALNNKKDENISLEKAIELTEKLNAAKDALNGDELLAAEKEKAKNEIDQLINLNAAQKEDLKNKVDEKTSINEIKDIILVNGDVKTGEAAELDRDMENLKKALEKAKEIKEDDQYNNSTEESKAKLDSAINEVEGALNNNLSSEEIKENINKLIEAINQLDGNEDDLNPNQNEEIKAKREEASNLIDELENLNDKQKEALKNEIKTAKDQDAIDSIIKKDSTDNSLSGSAKDLDDAMKKLEETLKKAKEKQTSTNSNYDKASNDKKTAFDDAIKQADSLIKSNTTAKEIIEKAKEALLEKEAALHGDRLLEEAKQKAKKQIDKLENLSQEQKDNFKNEIDTPTDVDQINKKVEEAKELDEALGKLKDKLENIEKIIDDQDPVFTESSKEQQDELKKKIDEIKEKLAKEDLTKEEVEELTKHLDELVINLDGIKKLETAKNDSINLINNLENLNILQKQSLKEEIKNATSKAQIEAIIKQDETNNTLTGSAKELDDEMAKLKELIKEAEDTKTTPNYSNSQNKATFDQALENAHKNEYKNLTKEQVQNLNNKLREGIDSLNGKKRLDEIFEELTNFVNSHRDVYETNLYNNSVEKVKRQFAQYFDKAKDVVDSNNNEGLSYDEMKALYDNLVATYKKLGKSEQQLDREEILNLPNLNKDEKDELIDEYNKNSDYKEEIINKAIEANKTKQEPIDKINNSPYLSEEDKKKLIDKVVNINVLNRPEDLDAFKEELNKIIEKAAQIVNDLVALAENYDANLADRIAREILEAMDLGLTSPLYQATLLNIQAKNDLLNALARFESSTVLTAEYRLAKAELVDLINRQYVSIFSDSLPALNTIINKQLSAINKGKEIGNLEMDLVNALIQRDQAKFSEIYNELKSQNYEDLTDLNSILNDLDYFNVDKIHDKFALPEANKDKLLGRDLYNGKQVFRSAVLINFQLNKDRLHPAIPISAALILLTIVTLGIYFFVYKKKKQNK; translated from the coding sequence ATGAATAAGAAGAAAATTTTATTAGTTGGTTCTGGATTAGTTGCTCCAGTAGCACTTCCACTTGCTTTACTTTCAGCAAGTACAACAGAAGCAGGAACAAACGATCAAGTTCTTGCTAATACTCCGAACCTTATTTCTTACAATTCAAAAGCAAAATTTACTTTTTACAACCCAACTCACTACCAATACAACTTTAAAGATGGTACTTTAAAATGAAACTACTATTTTAATGAAGGAATGCCTGGAATTTACGCGAATAAAGACTATTCAAAAGCTACAATCAAAATGAAGGGTGAAGGTTCAAATAAATTCGAAAATCAAGAAGGTTGATACGAAGAAGAACAAGAATGAGAAGCAACTTTTAATAGAATACCAGATCTTTTAAAAGCTGAAGGATGAGGTGCAAATATGTGAACCAACTCGCCTCGTTTTGGTTTAGTTATTTCTAAAAGTTTAGAAATTGTACCAAATAGTATGGAGATTACAGTTTACAAAACAACTAAAAGTGAAGAAGTTTTAACTGTTGTTCATCCTGATTATGTCACAAACGACAAATCAAATTTATATTTTAGTCACAATGATATTGTAAAAGATATGCCAATCCCTAATAGCCAAGGTCATGATTGAAAAGGTGATTTAACAAGTTTTAACAGATGAACTACATGATTTTGAAATGGTGAAATAAACTACAAGAAAGAAGTTCGTGAATTTTTTAAAGACAAAGTTGCAAACTATAACCGTGGAGTTAGAGCGGATATGCAGCCTATTAGAGCCTCCTTTTTAAAAAACTGAAGAAGTGAATTAGAAAGAAAACTTGAAAAAATAGGAAACCGTCATTTATATCCGCCAAAAAGCATTGTATTTAACGAAAATAACTTCTATAACACACCAATATTTAATAACATTGGAACTATTTTTGGTTTTGGTTACAATACAGGAGCAAAACCAACTGGTACACACTATGATGACCAAAACTGATTTAAAGTAACTTTCAAAACAAGAAAAAATCAAGCTATTTTTGATGCTAATAATGCTGGTGATTTAGCTTATGTTATGGCTGGTTATACAACATATGACTTTAACACAGATGTTTACAGCTTTAACTGAAAAGCGGCAAACATTAATCCAGATGCTGTAGATTACTCTATCGATGTCAAAGAAACAAAACAAGATCCAAATGTTACTCACAAATTACCGAGTTCAGTTTCTTTTGCTCTTAAAGGTTTTGATATTGAACACAACCAAAAAATTACAATTCCAGATTCTGCAATTATTGTTAAAGATCAAAATCAAACACACCAAAATGTTGATTCATGATACTCAAGAACATTTAATGCATTAAATAAAAATTCAACTGTTAACCAATATTTACTTGATACATTTAGAAATTGAAAATTAGAAGGAACAATTGCTAATTTTGATGAAGATTTTTGAGATTTATCTTACACTTCAAAATTAGATCCAAATGAATCACGTAGATTAATTTTTAATGTTTCATATACTTTTAATGAATTTAAATATGAAAGAATTCAAGCTAAAAACAAAATTGCTGAATTTACTAATTTAAGTCCAGCTCAAAAAGCTTTATATGAAGAAAAAATCAAACACACAAATAATTTAGACGAATTCAGAGCTTTAATCAACTTAAATGATGATAATAACGGTGAAATCAAAGATTTAGACACAACAATGGGCTTATTAAAAGATAAGGTTGCTGAAGCTCATACATTTATGGAATCTGATATTTTTACAAATAGTCAAGATAACAAACAAAAACAAGCATTTGTGGACTTAACAAACAACGCTAATGATTTAACAAAGTCAAATAGTAATGCTTTATCAAAAGCTGAAGCTGAAGCTCTTATGGAAAATATCGATGCTCAAATCAAAAAATTCAAAGTTAAAAATGATATTGATTCATTAAAAAACTTGAACGATAAACAAAAAGAAGCTTTAAAAAATGAAGTTGACTTAATTTCTGAATTAGATCCAAACCAAGTTGCGAAATATGATGAAATTAGAGACAAAGCAAGAAATTTAGATGAAGCAATGAAGAGCTTAAAAGAAGCTCTAACAGAAGCAGAAGAAGCTAAAAATTCAACTAATTATGAAAACTCAAGTGCAGATACCAAAAAAGCATTTGATAACGCATTAGAAGCACTTAATAATAAAAAAGATGAAAATATTTCACTAGAAAAAGCAATTGAACTTACAGAAAAATTAAATGCTGCAAAAGATGCGCTTAATGGTGATGAATTATTAGCAGCTGAAAAAGAAAAAGCTAAAAATGAAATTGATCAATTAATAAATCTTAATGCAGCTCAAAAAGAAGATCTTAAAAACAAAGTTGATGAAAAAACATCAATCAATGAGATTAAAGACATTATTCTTGTTAATGGCGATGTTAAAACCGGTGAAGCTGCTGAATTAGATCGAGACATGGAAAATCTTAAAAAAGCTCTTGAAAAAGCTAAAGAAATTAAAGAAGATGACCAATATAATAATTCAACAGAAGAAAGTAAAGCAAAACTTGATAGTGCTATAAATGAAGTTGAAGGTGCTTTAAATAATAACTTAAGTTCTGAAGAGATTAAAGAAAACATCAACAAGTTAATAGAAGCTATTAACCAGTTAGATGGTAATGAAGATGATTTAAATCCAAATCAAAACGAGGAAATTAAAGCAAAAAGAGAAGAAGCTTCAAATCTAATTGATGAATTAGAAAATCTTAATGATAAACAAAAAGAAGCATTAAAAAACGAAATTAAAACTGCTAAAGATCAAGATGCTATCGATTCTATTATCAAAAAAGATTCAACTGATAATAGTTTATCTGGAAGTGCTAAAGATTTAGATGATGCTATGAAAAAGCTTGAGGAAACTCTTAAAAAAGCAAAAGAAAAACAAACATCTACAAATTCAAACTATGATAAAGCTTCAAATGATAAAAAAACAGCTTTTGATGACGCAATTAAGCAAGCTGATTCTTTAATTAAAAGTAATACAACAGCAAAAGAAATTATTGAAAAAGCTAAAGAAGCTCTTTTAGAAAAAGAAGCGGCTCTTCATGGCGATAGATTACTAGAAGAAGCTAAACAAAAAGCAAAAAAACAAATTGATAAATTAGAAAACCTTTCACAAGAACAAAAAGACAATTTTAAAAACGAAATTGACACTCCTACAGATGTTGATCAAATCAACAAAAAAGTTGAGGAAGCAAAAGAACTTGACGAAGCTCTTGGAAAACTTAAAGATAAACTTGAAAACATTGAAAAAATTATCGATGATCAAGACCCTGTCTTTACAGAAAGTTCAAAAGAACAACAAGATGAACTTAAAAAGAAAATAGATGAAATTAAGGAAAAATTAGCAAAAGAAGATCTGACAAAAGAAGAGGTTGAAGAATTAACAAAACATTTAGATGAATTAGTAATTAACCTTGATGGTATTAAAAAACTAGAGACTGCAAAAAATGATTCAATCAATTTAATCAATAACCTTGAAAACCTTAATATATTACAAAAACAAAGCTTGAAAGAAGAAATTAAAAACGCAACAAGTAAAGCACAAATTGAAGCTATTATTAAACAAGATGAAACTAACAATACTTTAACCGGTAGCGCAAAAGAGCTTGATGATGAAATGGCTAAACTTAAAGAGTTGATTAAGGAAGCTGAAGATACTAAAACAACTCCTAATTATTCGAACTCTCAAAATAAAGCAACCTTTGATCAAGCTTTAGAAAATGCTCATAAAAATGAATATAAAAATTTAACAAAAGAGCAAGTTCAAAACTTAAATAACAAATTAAGAGAAGGAATTGACTCACTCAATGGTAAGAAAAGATTAGATGAAATCTTTGAGGAGTTAACTAACTTTGTAAATTCTCACCGTGATGTTTACGAAACAAATCTTTACAATAACTCAGTTGAAAAAGTTAAGAGACAATTTGCACAATACTTTGATAAAGCCAAAGACGTTGTAGACTCAAATAATAACGAAGGTTTATCGTATGACGAAATGAAAGCTTTATATGATAATTTAGTTGCTACATACAAAAAATTAGGTAAATCTGAACAACAACTTGATCGCGAGGAAATTCTTAACTTACCAAACTTAAATAAAGATGAAAAAGATGAATTAATTGACGAATATAACAAAAATTCAGACTATAAAGAAGAAATTATTAATAAAGCAATTGAAGCAAATAAAACAAAACAAGAACCAATTGATAAAATTAACAATTCACCATATTTATCAGAAGAAGATAAGAAGAAATTAATTGATAAAGTTGTTAATATTAATGTTTTAAACCGTCCAGAAGATCTTGATGCATTTAAAGAAGAACTTAATAAAATTATTGAAAAAGCAGCTCAAATTGTTAACGATTTAGTAGCTCTAGCTGAAAATTATGATGCTAATTTAGCTGATAGAATCGCAAGAGAAATTCTAGAAGCAATGGATCTTGGTCTTACTTCTCCACTTTATCAAGCAACTTTATTAAATATTCAGGCTAAAAATGATTTATTAAATGCGCTTGCAAGATTTGAAAGCTCAACTGTTTTAACAGCGGAATATAGATTAGCTAAAGCAGAACTTGTTGACTTAATTAATAGACAATATGTAAGTATTTTTTCAGATTCATTACCTGCATTAAATACAATCATTAACAAGCAATTAAGTGCTATAAATAAAGGTAAAGAAATTGGTAATTTAGAAATGGATTTAGTTAATGCACTAATCCAAAGAGATCAAGCTAAATTCAGTGAAATTTATAATGAGCTTAAATCACAAAACTATGAAGATTTAACAGATTTAAATTCTATTTTAAATGATCTTGATTACTTTAATGTGGACAAAATTCATGATAAATTTGCTTTACCAGAAGCTAATAAAGATAAGCTTTTAGGCAGAGATTTATATAACGGAAAACAAGTGTTTAGAAGTGCTGTTTTAATCAATTTCCAGCTCAATAAAGACAGATTACATCCAGCAATTCCTATTTCAGCTGCATTAATTTTACTAACTATAGTTACATTAGGTATTTACTTCTTTGTTTACAAAAAGAAAAAACAAAACAAATAA
- a CDS encoding dihydrolipoyl dehydrogenase family protein, which yields MYDLIIIGWGKAGKTLANKLGNLEQKIALIEKDPKMYGGTCINVGCLPTKSLVHDAKLVSQMRQLGTVDDYENNNAFFKKAMEHKKKLVEKLNKVNFEILEKNQNVTLFLGDAAIESENSVQVTTKDGDKIILKAHKILINTGAKANKLSIEGADSKNVLTSEELLEIHELPKDILIVGAGFIGLEFASIFNHFGSRVTIFQKGEAFLPTEDNDDANAVKENLIKRGIQMDFDIDLIKFEDLQNGKTKVYYKQNNIEKEAIFDKILVSIGRRPNIDGLDLEKAKIQLNEKGIIISNNLLQTTNPNVYVAGDVKGGYQFTYISLDDSRIIFPQLTNQASDYTKDKRKYVPFSSFIDPVYARAGLNEKEAKMLGIEYKVKFLPSLKIPKAHVIRETEGYYKVLVDKEDNIIGAIVFNYEAHEIINLLSLAIKFKIKASQLRDFIYVHPNFTEALNDLLS from the coding sequence ATGTATGATTTAATTATTATCGGATGAGGTAAAGCAGGTAAAACTTTAGCTAATAAATTAGGTAACCTAGAACAAAAGATTGCGCTAATTGAAAAAGATCCAAAAATGTACGGCGGAACATGTATTAATGTCGGTTGTTTGCCAACTAAATCATTAGTTCATGATGCTAAACTAGTTTCTCAAATGCGTCAATTAGGCACAGTTGATGATTACGAAAATAATAATGCTTTTTTCAAAAAAGCAATGGAACATAAAAAGAAATTAGTTGAAAAACTAAATAAGGTGAATTTTGAAATTCTAGAAAAAAATCAAAATGTAACCCTATTTTTAGGAGATGCTGCAATTGAAAGCGAAAACAGTGTTCAAGTAACTACAAAAGATGGGGACAAAATCATCTTAAAAGCTCACAAAATTTTAATAAACACAGGAGCAAAAGCTAACAAATTAAGCATCGAAGGTGCAGATTCTAAAAATGTATTAACAAGTGAAGAATTATTAGAAATTCATGAACTTCCAAAAGATATTTTAATTGTTGGAGCAGGTTTTATCGGGCTAGAATTTGCCTCAATTTTTAATCATTTTGGTTCTCGTGTGACAATTTTCCAAAAAGGTGAAGCATTTTTACCTACTGAAGATAACGATGATGCAAATGCAGTTAAAGAAAATTTAATTAAACGTGGAATTCAAATGGATTTTGATATTGATTTAATCAAATTTGAAGATTTACAAAACGGAAAGACAAAAGTTTATTACAAACAAAATAACATTGAAAAAGAAGCTATTTTTGACAAAATTCTGGTTTCAATCGGTAGAAGACCAAATATTGATGGGTTAGATTTGGAAAAAGCAAAAATCCAACTTAATGAAAAAGGAATAATTATTAGTAATAATTTATTACAAACAACTAATCCTAATGTTTATGTTGCAGGAGATGTTAAAGGCGGCTATCAATTTACTTACATTTCGCTCGATGATTCTCGCATTATTTTTCCACAACTAACAAACCAAGCAAGTGATTACACAAAAGATAAACGTAAATATGTGCCTTTTTCATCGTTTATTGATCCAGTTTATGCACGCGCTGGTTTAAATGAAAAAGAAGCTAAAATGCTTGGTATTGAATATAAAGTTAAATTTTTACCATCACTTAAAATACCTAAAGCACACGTAATTAGAGAAACAGAAGGTTATTACAAAGTATTAGTGGACAAAGAAGATAACATAATTGGTGCAATCGTTTTCAACTACGAAGCTCACGAAATAATTAATCTCTTGTCTCTTGCAATTAAGTTTAAAATTAAAGCGAGTCAATTACGCGATTTCATTTACGTTCACCCTAACTTTACTGAAGCTCTTAATGATCTTTTAAGTTAA
- a CDS encoding type III toxin-antitoxin system ToxN/AbiQ family toxin: MLAIFYFGGIMENKFSFYEIDPLYLEFLYQYDSQVYWNPEYIKNKKPFLGVIFIEGGKKYFIPLTSAKEKHKKLKNISREHFVIYEILDIDKAESRMIYKPHDKNSVIHLLAILDFKKMIPVYEGLYKKIDFDSIEDKNYKNLLDKEYNFCLNLKDKIFDNARKLYNWQVQNKIIRPKHCNFLLLEENMHKFKR; this comes from the coding sequence TTGCTTGCTATTTTTTATTTTGGAGGGATAATGGAAAACAAGTTTTCATTTTATGAGATTGACCCTTTATATTTGGAATTTCTTTATCAATATGATAGTCAAGTTTACTGAAATCCAGAATATATTAAAAACAAAAAACCTTTTCTAGGTGTAATCTTTATAGAAGGTGGTAAAAAATACTTCATTCCATTAACTTCTGCTAAAGAAAAACATAAAAAGCTAAAGAATATATCTAGAGAACACTTTGTCATTTATGAAATTCTAGATATAGATAAAGCTGAATCTCGAATGATTTATAAACCGCATGATAAAAATAGTGTTATTCACCTTTTAGCTATATTAGATTTTAAAAAGATGATACCTGTTTATGAGGGTTTATACAAAAAGATTGACTTTGATTCAATTGAGGATAAAAATTACAAAAATTTGCTAGATAAAGAATATAACTTTTGTTTAAATTTAAAAGACAAAATATTTGATAATGCAAGGAAATTGTATAATTGGCAAGTGCAAAACAAAATTATAAGACCAAAACATTGCAATTTTCTACTTCTAGAAGAAAATATGCATAAATTTAAGCGATAA